One window from the genome of Salisaeta longa DSM 21114 encodes:
- a CDS encoding TraR/DksA family transcriptional regulator — MADKQPEHLESQNAAVPLHSESTIEGVEGASPQDEIDKETPFSDEELEHFKELILKRRKAARDDIERMRDQVQEAKEQANDNSAYSFHMADAGTDAMEREKLHLMIARQQKYIGYLDRALERIKNNTYGICRVTGKPIAKERLEAVPHTEISIEAKKEQKRRKKQNDNDS; from the coding sequence ATGGCCGATAAGCAGCCCGAACATCTCGAAAGTCAGAACGCCGCGGTTCCGCTGCACAGCGAATCGACCATTGAAGGCGTGGAAGGGGCATCGCCCCAGGACGAGATCGACAAGGAAACGCCGTTCTCGGACGAGGAGCTCGAACACTTCAAGGAGCTGATCCTGAAGCGCCGCAAAGCGGCCCGCGACGACATTGAGCGCATGCGCGACCAGGTGCAGGAAGCGAAGGAGCAGGCCAACGACAACTCGGCCTACAGCTTTCATATGGCCGATGCCGGCACCGACGCCATGGAGCGCGAAAAGCTGCACCTGATGATTGCCCGCCAGCAGAAGTACATCGGGTACCTCGACCGGGCCCTTGAGCGCATCAAGAACAACACCTACGGCATCTGCCGCGTGACGGGCAAGCCCATTGCAAAAGAGCGGCTCGAAGCGGTGCCCCACACCGAAATTTCCATTGAAGCAAAGAAAGAACAGAAGCGCCGCAAGAAGCAAAACGATAACGATAGCTAG